The Haloplanus sp. CK5-1 genome segment GAGCGACTCGGTCCCGCGCGGTGTGAGGTCGGGTGCGTCCGCCGACTCCTCGGCGACTCGATCCTCGAGTTCGGCGATCCGGTCCTCGAGACGGTTGACCCGCTCCTCGGCGGCCTGTCGGTCCGTCACCGCGTCGGCGCGACGGTCGCTCTCGGCGTCGAGGCGACGCTCTAGGTGGCGCTTCTCCTCCTCGAGTTCCTCGATGCGCGCCTTCAGTCCGGCCCGCCCGAGCAACCTATCGAGCATAGGGAAGCGAGCGTGCGCCGACGCCTTCTACCCTGTGGCTGAGGCGAGGGGGGCGAGACCGCAGCGACCGGAAGCGAGGCTTCGTGGCGGCGCGGCGAGCGCGCCGAGGCGCGGAGCGGGCGGTGGACCGAAGCACCGACCCGATCAGACGGCCGAGTCGCCGGGGTCGTAGCCCGCGTACCGCAGGAGTTCGGCCGCGCGGTCGGGTTTGGCGAGGAACACCTCGCGCCGATCGGGGAGGTCACCGTCGCTCTCGACGACGCTCGGGGGGAGGCCGAGCGTCCCGGAGGGGACTCCCTCCTCGCCGTGGACCGGGAAGTGTGCCCCGTCGAGTTTCATCACGAGCGGTGCGTCCAGCCGTTCGACGCCCTCGCCGGTGGCGTACAGCCGCTGGTTCATCCGTTCGTGGTCGGCCTCGTGGATGACCGCGTGGTCGTGCTGGTGGGGTTCGACGTACAGTCGCCCGAGGTAGTAGCCGGCGGAGAACTCTTCGAACATGCTGTTCGATGCGTGGTAACGTGCACCACGATATAAGTCTTGTCGGCAGCGTTTATTACGAACCGCTCGCGGCCGTCACCGGGGTCGCCCGACCGTCATCGACCAGACGGCGACGAGACCCAGGAGGACCGCCGGAAACAGCGGCAGGACGAGCATGGCGGTCCGGTAGTGCGCGCCGAGGATCCCTCCAGCGGCGGGCCAGAGGTAGATGATCAGCGGGACGACGAGGACGGCGACGACGACGGCGGCGACGAGGACCCACCCCTCGCGGCCGAGTGCCTCCTCGTCGGGCGGGTCGTCGGAACCGGCGTCGGGGCCGACCCCGGGACTGGTATCCGCGCTCACCGTCGGAGGTGTCGTCGGGGTCGGTCACGTCGCGGGGACGGGGTCGGACTCGACCGGGAAACCACGGGCTGGGCCGGCATCATGGTCGATGGACCGCCTCGACGGACAAAACGCTGTGGCTCGACGGTCCGGTTCGCACGACTGCTCCGGACGACCGTCGGGGAACGGGGATCACCGACTCGTCGTGTCCGTGCTCCCGCAGTCGGGACACTGGAGGAGCGATCCCAGCGACGGGTGGGTCGCAGTCTCCCAGTCGTCGCTCTCGGTCGCTGCCTCGAAGCCGCAGTCGAGACACCTGACGACGGTGGTTGTCGTGTCGTCGACCATACGGGTCCGTACGTCCCGACGTGTCATAGTAGTTTCTCGTCGACGGCAACCCCTTTGGTCGGCGGGCGCCGAACCGATCACATGAGCGACGGTGACGACCACGACCACGGACACGACGGCGACCACGACCACGGACACGACGGCGACCACGACCACCACCATCACGACGTCGAGACTCTCGGTGCGGGCGTCGTGACCGTCACCTCCTCGCGAACGCTCGACGACGACTCGGCGGGCGACGCCATCGCCGCGGCGTTCGAGAGCGAGGGCCACGAGGTGGCGACCCGCGAACTGGTCCCGGACGACCACGATCGGGTGCAGGCGACGCTCGCGAACCTCGCGCGGCGTGGCGACGTCGACGTCGTCGTGAGCACCGGCGGGACGGGCGTGACCCCCGACGACGTGACCGTCGAGGCGGTCCGACCGCTGTTCGAGAAGGCGCTTCCGGGCTTTGGCGAACTGTTCCGACGACTCTCGTACGACGAGATCGGAACGCGCGTGGTGGGGACACGGGCGGTCGCGGGGGTCGTCGACGGCACGCCGACGTTCTGTCTGCCGGGGAGCGAGAACGCCGCGACCCTCGGTGCGGAGGAGGTGATCGTCCCCGAGGCCGGCCACCTGTCCGGACTGGCGACGCGAGAGGAGTGATCGAGCGTCGTCGTCAGGATTTAAGCCCCCGGCCGAGTAGGTCGGGCCATGAGTCAGCAGGAACCACCCGAGCGAGACGACGAGTCGCCGTACGCCGGGAGCAAGGACCGGGACCTCCGGAGCCGCGAAGTGACCGAGGGGCGCGACCGCGCGCCTCACCGATCGATGTTCCGAGCGATGGGGTTCGACGACGACGACCTCGAGTCGCCGATGGTCGGCGTCCCAAACCCCGCCGCCGACATCACGCCGTGTAACGTCCACCTAGACGACGTCGCCGAGTCGGTCGTCGACGGCATCGACGGAGCGGGCGGCATGCCCATCGAGTTCGGAACGATCACCATCTCCGACGCCATCTCGATGGGGACCGAGGGGATGAAATCCTCTCTGATCTCGCGGGAACTGATCGCCGACTCCGTCGAACTCGTCTCCTTCGGCGAGCGGATGGACGCCCTCGTCACGGTCGGCGGCTGTGACAAGAACATGCCCGGCATGATGATGGCCTCCATCCGGACCGACCTGCCCTCCGTCTTCTGTTACGGCGGGTCGATCATGCCCGGCGAACACGACGGCCGCGAGGTCACCATCCAGAACGTCTTCGAGGGTGTCGGGGCCGTCGCCGAGGGCGACATGTCCGACGACGAACTCGACACGCTCGAACGGAACGCTTGCCCCGGTGCGGGCTCCTGTGGCGGGATGTTCACCGCGAACACGATGGCCTCGATCAGCGAGGCCATCGGCTTCGCGCCGCTGGGCTCCGCGTCCCCGCCCGCCGAGGACGAGGCCCGTTACGAGGTGGCCCGCGAGACGGGCGAACTCGTCGTCGACGTGATCGAGGCCGACCGCAAACCCTCCGACTTCCTCTCGGTCGAGTCCTTC includes the following:
- a CDS encoding DUF5802 family protein — its product is MFEEFSAGYYLGRLYVEPHQHDHAVIHEADHERMNQRLYATGEGVERLDAPLVMKLDGAHFPVHGEEGVPSGTLGLPPSVVESDGDLPDRREVFLAKPDRAAELLRYAGYDPGDSAV
- a CDS encoding molybdenum cofactor biosynthesis protein B produces the protein MSDGDDHDHGHDGDHDHGHDGDHDHHHHDVETLGAGVVTVTSSRTLDDDSAGDAIAAAFESEGHEVATRELVPDDHDRVQATLANLARRGDVDVVVSTGGTGVTPDDVTVEAVRPLFEKALPGFGELFRRLSYDEIGTRVVGTRAVAGVVDGTPTFCLPGSENAATLGAEEVIVPEAGHLSGLATREE